The Sphingobacteriaceae bacterium genome has a segment encoding these proteins:
- the asnS gene encoding asparagine--tRNA ligase — MKRQKVKTILNLNPENQEVLVKGWVRTFRSNRFIALNDGSTLHNLQAVVDFENTAEEILKRITTGAAIAVQGKLIASQGKGQKVELMVDKIEILGDSDPEKFPLQPKKHSLEFLREIAHLRFRTNTFGAVFRVRNSLAFAVHKFFREKDFVYIHTPIITSSDAEGAGEMFHVTNFDIANPPKNEQGEIDYKEDFFGKATNLTVSGQLEGELAAMALSDIYTFGPTFRAENSNTTRHLAEFWMIEPEMAFYDLNDNMDLAEEMLKYVISYALQKNGDDIEMLAQRLKEEESQKPQNERSELGLIEKLKFCLENKFERITYTEAVDILRESNHNKKKKFQYLVGEWGVDLQSEHERYLVEKHFKKPVILTDYPKNIKAFYMRQNDDGKTVRAMDILFPGIGEMVGGSQREERLDKLVTRMQEMGIPPEELDWYLDTRRFGACEHAGFGLGFERLVLFVTGMTNIRDVIPFPRTPKNCEF, encoded by the coding sequence ATGAAGCGTCAGAAAGTAAAAACAATATTAAATTTAAATCCCGAAAATCAGGAAGTGCTGGTTAAAGGTTGGGTTAGAACATTCAGAAGCAATCGTTTTATTGCGTTGAATGATGGATCAACTTTACATAATTTACAAGCTGTAGTTGATTTTGAAAATACGGCAGAAGAAATATTAAAAAGAATTACTACCGGTGCTGCCATTGCTGTGCAAGGTAAATTAATTGCCTCCCAGGGAAAAGGACAGAAGGTGGAATTGATGGTGGATAAAATTGAAATTTTAGGAGACAGTGATCCGGAGAAATTTCCTTTACAACCTAAAAAACATAGTTTGGAATTTTTACGAGAAATTGCACATCTGCGTTTCCGCACAAACACTTTTGGTGCTGTTTTCAGAGTAAGAAATAGTTTGGCGTTTGCGGTACATAAATTTTTCAGAGAAAAAGATTTTGTTTACATCCATACACCCATTATTACCAGTTCAGATGCTGAAGGTGCAGGGGAAATGTTTCACGTTACCAATTTTGATATTGCTAATCCTCCTAAAAATGAACAAGGGGAAATTGATTACAAAGAAGATTTTTTTGGGAAAGCAACTAACTTAACGGTAAGCGGTCAGTTGGAAGGTGAGTTGGCAGCCATGGCATTAAGTGATATTTATACATTCGGTCCAACTTTTAGAGCTGAAAACAGCAATACCACGCGTCACCTCGCCGAGTTTTGGATGATAGAACCCGAAATGGCTTTTTATGATTTAAATGACAACATGGATTTAGCAGAGGAAATGCTAAAGTATGTGATTTCTTATGCCTTGCAAAAAAATGGAGATGACATTGAAATGCTGGCGCAAAGATTAAAAGAAGAAGAAAGTCAAAAACCGCAAAACGAAAGAAGTGAATTGGGTTTAATAGAAAAGTTAAAGTTTTGTTTAGAAAATAAATTTGAGCGAATTACCTACACGGAAGCAGTAGATATTTTAAGAGAAAGTAATCATAACAAGAAAAAGAAATTTCAATATTTAGTGGGGGAATGGGGCGTTGATTTGCAAAGTGAACATGAACGTTATTTGGTAGAAAAACATTTTAAAAAGCCGGTAATTTTAACAGATTATCCAAAAAACATTAAAGCATTTTATATGCGTCAGAATGATGATGGAAAAACCGTGCGGGCCATGGATATTTTATTTCCCGGAATCGGGGAAATGGTAGGGGGGAGTCAGCGTGAAGAGCGATTAGATAAACTGGTTACGCGTATGCAAGAGATGGGTATACCTCCTGAAGAATTAGATTGGTATTTAGATACGCGACGCTTTGGAGCCTGTGAGCATGCAGGTTTCGGATTAGGATTTGAACGTTTGGTTTTATTTGTAACCGGTATGACCAATATTCGCGATGTGATTCCATTTCCGCGTACACCAAAAAATTGTGAGTTTTAA